The Paenibacillus sp. FSL R7-0204 genome includes a region encoding these proteins:
- a CDS encoding CHASE3 domain-containing protein: MPEKHAWSLKIRGKIALGYVIILLMLGLFLIIVSGRINSLEKETVFLSDHDIEVHELTYQIEKNVLDMETGQRGYVLTDDESYLAPYNDGLVQWRINAAKLNNLIADNPNQVRNLDTITDNIEKWVDVAGQHVVELKKNGNTEAVNAFFRNDTGKNLVDTIRSQSDYFRDIERTLTNDRISNLKDSNHKLLITMYILWGLVVVLALLITYLLSASIVNPLHSVIQAINSIASGGNRSERIKVKTLDEIYDLGEATNGLLDNVQREQWMSEQLTSMSIALQETIDMPSLCRIFVSRLSVMLEMQYATIYVVNNGELFERIYSYAGAENKEELIGPEVIQPGVGLAGQCALDQRMNVIEQLPDDYIYINSALGRTAPRFAVIAPIIFENKTVAVLEIAALTRWAPYHFGLLKELLDMMGVTVNSVKTRMEIQRLLHESQVMNEELQVQSEELQTQSEEMQMQTEELQSQTSELLTVNKELENQKSVAENAAIELERYNEQLEQSSRYKSEFLANMSHELRTPLNSMLILSQLLTENRNHTLNEEELGYASVIYNSGSDLLNMINDILDLSKVEAGKMLVEMDAVNLTELPALLQGYFGKLAEAQNVEFNVTLNPEVPDLFFTDEMRLHQILRNLLSNAFKFTEQGSVTVEITKLAAYSDQRYITEGPVLAFAVQDTGIGISAENRELIFEAFRQVDGTTARKFGGTGLGLSISQQLAQLLGGHISLESEEGKGSTFTLYLPCRELDSEEEPVHPAELAQTAAGAEHSRTIHDTGQPGNGQDSLFEKEYAMLQGRTVLIVDDDMRNIYALQKGLEPYGMTIMTAQTGYECLQVVREQPEVDIVLLDIMMPVLDGYDTLSIIREEMHLTDLPIIAVSAKTMREDRERCLAAGATDFISKPVLMQDVITRMCRYI, from the coding sequence TTGCCGGAGAAGCATGCTTGGAGCTTGAAGATCCGCGGCAAAATCGCACTTGGATATGTCATCATACTATTAATGCTAGGGCTATTTCTGATTATAGTCTCTGGCCGGATTAACAGCCTGGAGAAAGAAACCGTGTTCTTGAGCGATCATGATATAGAAGTTCATGAACTTACATATCAAATTGAGAAAAATGTACTCGATATGGAGACTGGACAGCGCGGGTACGTCCTTACCGATGATGAGTCTTACCTGGCACCGTATAATGACGGGCTGGTGCAGTGGAGGATTAATGCAGCGAAGCTGAACAATCTCATTGCCGATAACCCGAATCAGGTGCGGAATCTGGACACGATTACGGATAATATCGAGAAGTGGGTCGATGTCGCCGGGCAGCATGTGGTTGAGCTGAAGAAGAATGGCAATACAGAGGCGGTCAACGCTTTTTTTCGCAACGATACGGGGAAAAATCTCGTCGACACGATCCGTTCCCAGTCCGATTACTTCCGAGACATCGAACGAACCCTCACGAACGACCGGATCAGCAATCTGAAGGACAGCAATCACAAGCTGCTGATCACCATGTACATATTATGGGGATTGGTGGTCGTACTTGCGCTGCTCATCACTTATCTGCTCTCGGCCAGCATTGTAAATCCTCTGCACAGCGTCATACAGGCCATCAACAGCATTGCCTCCGGCGGTAACCGCTCAGAGCGCATTAAGGTGAAGACGCTGGATGAAATCTATGATTTGGGCGAAGCGACGAACGGGCTGCTGGATAATGTGCAGCGGGAGCAGTGGATGAGCGAACAGCTCACCTCAATGTCCATTGCCTTGCAGGAGACTATTGATATGCCTTCGCTGTGCAGAATTTTTGTCAGCCGGTTGTCGGTTATGCTGGAAATGCAGTATGCCACTATATATGTCGTGAATAACGGGGAACTGTTCGAACGCATCTATTCCTATGCAGGAGCAGAGAATAAGGAAGAGCTCATAGGGCCGGAGGTTATTCAGCCGGGAGTAGGCCTCGCAGGTCAATGTGCGCTGGATCAGCGGATGAATGTGATTGAGCAATTGCCTGATGACTATATCTACATCAACTCTGCTCTGGGCAGAACGGCACCCAGATTCGCTGTGATCGCTCCGATTATTTTTGAGAATAAGACCGTTGCTGTACTTGAGATTGCTGCGCTGACCCGATGGGCGCCTTACCATTTCGGGCTGCTGAAGGAATTGCTGGATATGATGGGGGTTACCGTGAATTCGGTGAAGACCCGGATGGAGATCCAGAGGCTTCTGCATGAATCGCAGGTGATGAACGAAGAGCTTCAGGTTCAATCGGAGGAGCTTCAGACGCAATCCGAGGAGATGCAGATGCAGACGGAGGAGCTTCAGAGTCAGACCAGCGAGCTGCTCACCGTGAACAAGGAGCTTGAGAACCAGAAATCTGTAGCCGAGAATGCCGCGATTGAGCTGGAGCGGTACAATGAACAGCTGGAGCAGAGCTCGCGCTACAAGTCTGAGTTCCTGGCCAATATGTCGCATGAGCTGCGTACGCCGCTGAACAGTATGCTGATTCTCTCACAGCTCCTGACGGAGAACCGCAATCATACCTTAAATGAGGAAGAACTGGGCTATGCCTCAGTCATCTACAATTCCGGCAGTGATCTGCTGAATATGATTAACGATATTCTGGATCTCTCCAAGGTGGAAGCCGGCAAAATGCTGGTGGAAATGGATGCCGTCAATCTCACCGAGCTGCCCGCACTGCTGCAGGGTTATTTCGGCAAGCTTGCCGAAGCGCAGAATGTTGAGTTTAACGTGACCCTGAACCCGGAGGTTCCGGATCTGTTCTTCACCGATGAGATGCGCCTGCATCAGATTCTGCGGAATCTGCTGTCCAATGCCTTCAAATTCACTGAGCAGGGCTCGGTTACCGTGGAGATTACCAAGCTGGCGGCATATTCGGATCAGCGTTACATAACAGAGGGGCCGGTGTTGGCCTTTGCTGTACAGGATACCGGAATCGGCATCTCTGCGGAGAACCGTGAGCTGATCTTCGAGGCCTTCCGCCAGGTGGACGGAACGACTGCCCGCAAATTCGGGGGAACCGGTCTGGGCTTATCCATCTCCCAGCAATTGGCTCAGCTTCTGGGCGGACACATTAGCCTGGAGAGCGAAGAGGGCAAGGGTAGTACATTCACCTTGTATCTCCCATGCCGTGAACTGGACAGTGAAGAAGAACCCGTCCATCCGGCGGAGCTGGCTCAGACTGCAGCCGGGGCGGAGCATTCCAGGACCATTCATGATACAGGGCAGCCGGGTAATGGCCAGGACTCCCTGTTCGAGAAAGAATACGCCATGCTGCAAGGCAGGACTGTCCTGATTGTAGATGATGATATGCGCAATATCTATGCCCTTCAGAAGGGTCTGGAGCCTTACGGAATGACCATCATGACCGCTCAGACAGGGTATGAATGTCTTCAAGTGGTTAGAGAACAGCCGGAGGTGGATATCGTACTCCTGGATATTATGATGCCGGTTCTGGATGGCTATGACACGTTGTCTATTATTCGTGAGGAGATGCATCTCACCGACCTCCCGATCATTGCGGTCTCTGCCAAGACGATGAGGGAAGACCGTGAGCGTTGCCTGGCCGCCGGAGCCACTGATTTCATCAGCAAGCCGGTATTGATGCAGGACGTCATTACACGAATGTGCCGGTACATTTGA
- a CDS encoding DivIVA domain-containing protein, producing the protein MDEHMKRRLDKQRKLFSQLGITLDALTIHEKEFSMKLRGYDAEEVDTFLDSVIKDYERFYATIADLMDKWQEQQIEMKELKAEVKTAATPAPVPIIKGIDPQDLEDIIIKLEANVRQLKDRLPMPRTEGYL; encoded by the coding sequence ATGGACGAACATATGAAACGGCGGCTGGATAAGCAGAGAAAGCTGTTCAGCCAGCTCGGTATTACCCTTGATGCACTTACAATTCATGAAAAGGAATTCAGTATGAAGCTTCGCGGCTATGACGCCGAAGAGGTGGATACGTTCCTGGACAGCGTTATTAAGGATTATGAACGGTTCTATGCCACCATAGCGGATCTGATGGATAAGTGGCAGGAGCAGCAGATTGAGATGAAAGAGCTGAAGGCAGAGGTGAAGACCGCAGCCACTCCGGCCCCTGTGCCGATTATTAAGGGGATCGATCCGCAGGATCTTGAGGATATCATCATCAAGCTGGAAGCCAATGTTCGTCAGCTCAAGGACAGATTGCCTATGCCCCGCACGGAGGGGTATTTATAA
- a CDS encoding PRD domain-containing protein: protein MARDTEQFQVLRVIGNNVVMVEGGKKSKEYVIIGKGIGFALKDTGVIDSDDPRIEKLFRLEDREEWSQYQILLEDIDPKVMRITDEIISDIAREFPGKLNDKIYLALPSHIQFTIFRLRSGMDIVNPFLEETRMTFPKEFEIASKAAGKISEGFEVQIPEDEVGFLTYHVYSAVSNVPVGQLVKASNIVSELMEMIRSERKIRFEQGSMNHVRLMVHLRFSIERILQGSLIDNPFVKHIKKEYKDEYKLAHRMGKVMQGKLSVDVPEEEICFLAMHLHRLFQTIEKNK, encoded by the coding sequence TTGGCGAGGGACACTGAACAATTTCAGGTGCTGCGGGTGATTGGAAATAATGTCGTAATGGTAGAGGGCGGCAAGAAGAGCAAGGAATATGTAATTATCGGCAAGGGCATCGGGTTTGCGCTTAAGGATACGGGTGTTATTGATTCGGATGATCCCCGGATTGAAAAGCTGTTTCGGCTGGAGGACCGGGAGGAATGGAGTCAGTATCAGATTCTGCTGGAGGACATTGATCCCAAGGTCATGAGGATTACGGATGAGATTATCTCTGATATCGCCCGTGAGTTTCCCGGCAAGTTAAACGACAAGATCTATTTGGCGCTCCCCAGCCACATCCAGTTCACCATTTTCCGCTTGCGCAGCGGGATGGACATTGTGAATCCTTTCCTGGAAGAGACCCGGATGACCTTCCCCAAGGAATTTGAGATCGCTTCCAAGGCGGCGGGGAAGATCAGCGAAGGCTTTGAAGTGCAGATTCCTGAAGATGAGGTCGGTTTCCTTACTTACCACGTCTATTCTGCGGTCAGCAATGTGCCGGTGGGCCAGCTCGTGAAGGCCTCCAATATTGTCAGTGAACTAATGGAGATGATCCGCAGTGAACGCAAGATCCGCTTTGAGCAGGGCAGTATGAATCATGTCCGGCTGATGGTTCACTTGAGATTCTCGATTGAACGGATTCTGCAGGGTTCGCTCATCGACAATCCTTTTGTGAAGCATATCAAGAAGGAATACAAGGATGAATACAAGCTCGCGCATAGGATGGGCAAAGTCATGCAGGGCAAGCTCAGTGTAGACGTACCCGAAGAAGAAATCTGCTTCCTGGCTATGCATCTGCACCGGCTGTTCCAGACGATAGAGAAGAA
- a CDS encoding general stress protein, whose translation MTEKIIGVFDTEQEATRAIESLQSQGFTNDEISVITKDRDDLKHISEDTGTMAPEGVATGAATGGVVGGITGLLAGIGALAIPGIGPILAAGPIAATLTGAAIGVGAGGLVGGLIGLGIPEDEARDYEGYIDSGKILVLVDDNGRGRDIHTVFRGNRSLNSGRYDSLYPEDTLADRRATNPDLVPKDTTVGNTLGNRGAMNADRDPDLYNRDKI comes from the coding sequence GTGACAGAGAAAATTATTGGCGTATTCGATACGGAACAAGAAGCAACCAGAGCAATTGAAAGTTTGCAGAGTCAAGGGTTCACGAACGATGAGATTTCAGTAATTACGAAGGATCGAGATGACCTGAAACACATCTCCGAAGATACAGGAACAATGGCGCCGGAAGGCGTTGCCACAGGTGCAGCCACCGGCGGCGTAGTGGGCGGTATTACAGGGCTGCTCGCCGGGATCGGTGCGCTGGCCATTCCGGGAATTGGTCCAATCCTTGCCGCAGGCCCAATCGCAGCTACGTTAACAGGGGCTGCCATCGGAGTAGGAGCGGGCGGTCTGGTGGGCGGATTAATCGGACTCGGCATTCCCGAGGATGAGGCCAGAGATTACGAAGGCTACATCGACAGCGGCAAAATCCTCGTCCTCGTCGATGACAACGGCCGCGGAAGAGATATCCATACCGTGTTCCGGGGTAACCGTTCACTCAACTCGGGCAGGTACGACAGCCTGTACCCGGAGGATACGCTGGCAGACCGCAGGGCAACGAACCCGGATCTGGTCCCTAAGGACACAACGGTCGGCAATACCTTGGGCAACAGGGGCGCGATGAATGCAGACCGTGACCCGGACCTCTACAACCGCGACAAAATCTAA
- a CDS encoding helix-turn-helix transcriptional regulator, which translates to MAFMIAQRAFIKVYLITMVEQHKGYGYQMLEDLRRDFKAHGYSPPQSEIYRALHELVQQGILYRTKQLKGNDPKVDFQEIVLYHFTSDGEEKAKLYKKQVKADLDRCLGILNKAVADNF; encoded by the coding sequence ATGGCGTTTATGATTGCCCAGCGGGCGTTTATAAAGGTATACCTGATTACTATGGTGGAGCAGCACAAGGGGTATGGTTATCAGATGCTTGAGGATTTACGCAGAGATTTCAAAGCTCATGGCTATTCGCCTCCCCAAAGTGAAATTTACCGCGCCCTGCATGAGCTGGTGCAGCAAGGGATACTTTACCGCACCAAGCAGCTCAAGGGGAATGATCCGAAGGTCGATTTTCAGGAGATTGTCCTGTATCATTTCACTTCGGACGGGGAGGAGAAGGCCAAGCTGTATAAGAAGCAGGTGAAGGCCGACCTGGACCGTTGTCTTGGAATTCTTAATAAGGCGGTAGCAGACAACTTCTGA
- a CDS encoding GNAT family N-acetyltransferase, which translates to MTDDYFDFKNQNSPEAMEAYLKRAFRTEQLKKECANRHSEFYFIYYNEEIAGYMKLNADDAQTEHMDKDSLEVERIYIRRSFHRLGLGKQLIEKAVEIAAEKNKRKLWLGVWEQNENAVAFYTKLNFVQTGTHSFYMGDEEQTDLIMTRIIL; encoded by the coding sequence ATTACAGATGACTATTTTGATTTCAAAAATCAAAATTCACCAGAAGCTATGGAAGCTTATTTGAAAAGAGCATTTCGTACAGAGCAATTAAAAAAAGAATGCGCCAACCGCCATTCTGAATTTTATTTCATCTATTATAATGAAGAAATTGCCGGGTACATGAAGCTTAACGCCGATGATGCCCAAACAGAACATATGGATAAGGACTCGCTTGAAGTGGAACGGATCTATATTAGAAGGTCCTTTCATAGGCTGGGACTAGGGAAACAGCTGATTGAGAAAGCGGTGGAAATCGCGGCCGAAAAGAATAAGAGGAAGCTCTGGCTGGGGGTTTGGGAACAAAACGAAAACGCAGTTGCCTTTTATACAAAATTGAATTTCGTACAGACAGGAACTCACTCTTTCTATATGGGTGACGAGGAGCAAACAGATCTGATCATGACCAGAATCATCCTCTAG
- the hrpB gene encoding ATP-dependent helicase HrpB has protein sequence MKQLPIMQVLPDLKRILTDRAAAVLIAEPGAGKTTAVPPAFLEQPWLAGKTILMLEPRRLAARSAAAYMAACLGESVGQTVGYRMRMDTRVGRNTRIVVVTEGVLTRMLQSDPSLGDVGLVIFDEFHERSLHADLGLALALEAQSVLREDLRILVMSATLDGDRVASLLGKAPVVRCPGRTYPVDTIYMPEAGNASPEKSAAAAVRRALAEQPGDVLVFLPGEREIRRTEQELASGSLPPGTVLRPLYGQLPQPQQDAAVAAAVDGERKVVLATSIAETSLTIEGVRSVIDTGLRRTQVFSARTGMPRLTTVPVSKASADQRRGRAGRTAPGVCYRLWSREAHDHLPDDSVPEIMETDLAQLALELALWGVRDPGALAWLDAPPAAPYAQATALLRQLGALDAGGAITPHGRSMAVLGAHPRIAHMLLRAADLAAAPLAARLAALLQERDLFKGPAALDSDLTLRVEALLGFERSASSGGADPAALRAVQRESRSFLAQLQAAPGEGPGDISCSGLLLSFAYPDRIGQERGNGAFLLSGGRGAAMREGQPLARSPYIVAPGVDDRAGQSRIMLAAALSEQDLLKHHADSLLEEREVFWDSESGSVKARRVTRLGALILKQTTHERATPEETENVLLKVIAAEGLQLLPWEKGTTQLRQRMEFMHSLRADWPDMSDEALTDTLEEWLAPFIQGMRNLRDLQRVKLTQALEGMLDWNSRQLLNKEAPTHITVPSGSRVPLDYSNPGAPVLAVRLQEMFGQTDTPRIGGGKVPVLLHLLSPARRPMQITSDLASFWQNTYFEVKKDLKGRYPKHYWPDNPLEAVPTSRTRPSK, from the coding sequence ATGAAGCAGCTTCCTATTATGCAGGTGCTTCCTGACCTGAAGAGAATTCTGACAGACCGTGCAGCGGCGGTTCTGATTGCTGAGCCTGGAGCGGGGAAGACAACGGCGGTGCCGCCTGCTTTTTTGGAGCAGCCTTGGCTGGCCGGTAAAACGATCCTGATGCTGGAGCCCAGACGCCTCGCCGCCCGTTCGGCCGCAGCTTATATGGCTGCTTGTCTGGGAGAGAGTGTGGGACAGACCGTAGGCTACCGTATGCGGATGGATACCCGGGTGGGGCGGAATACACGCATTGTTGTAGTAACGGAAGGCGTGCTGACGAGAATGCTCCAGAGCGATCCTTCGCTGGGGGATGTGGGGCTTGTGATCTTCGATGAGTTCCATGAGCGCAGTCTGCATGCGGATCTTGGACTGGCACTTGCGCTTGAGGCGCAGAGTGTGCTGCGCGAGGATCTGCGCATTCTGGTGATGTCGGCGACTCTGGACGGAGACCGAGTAGCTTCTCTGCTGGGGAAAGCTCCAGTTGTGCGTTGCCCGGGCCGTACCTATCCTGTGGATACGATCTATATGCCGGAGGCAGGCAACGCTTCTCCTGAGAAGTCTGCAGCCGCCGCTGTCCGCCGTGCGCTTGCTGAGCAGCCGGGGGATGTGCTTGTTTTTCTGCCCGGTGAGCGGGAGATCCGCCGGACGGAGCAGGAGCTGGCGTCAGGAAGTCTGCCGCCGGGGACGGTGCTGCGGCCGCTCTATGGCCAGTTGCCGCAGCCGCAGCAGGATGCGGCGGTGGCAGCTGCGGTGGACGGCGAGCGGAAGGTCGTGCTGGCCACTTCGATTGCCGAGACGAGTCTGACAATCGAAGGGGTACGCTCGGTGATTGACACAGGGCTCCGCCGGACGCAGGTGTTCTCTGCGCGTACCGGCATGCCGCGCTTAACGACGGTGCCGGTCTCGAAGGCATCGGCCGATCAGCGGCGCGGCCGGGCAGGCCGCACCGCGCCGGGCGTCTGCTACAGGCTGTGGAGCCGGGAGGCGCATGATCATCTGCCGGACGATAGTGTCCCGGAGATCATGGAGACCGACCTGGCGCAGCTCGCCCTGGAGCTGGCGCTGTGGGGCGTGCGCGATCCGGGAGCGCTCGCCTGGCTGGACGCGCCGCCTGCCGCGCCTTACGCGCAGGCCACGGCGCTGCTGCGCCAGCTCGGCGCGCTGGACGCCGGCGGCGCCATTACGCCGCACGGCCGCAGCATGGCCGTGCTTGGCGCGCACCCGCGCATCGCGCATATGCTGCTGCGCGCGGCAGACCTTGCAGCCGCGCCGCTCGCCGCCAGGCTCGCTGCGCTGCTGCAAGAGCGGGACCTCTTCAAGGGTCCCGCGGCTCTGGACAGCGACCTCACGCTGCGCGTGGAGGCGCTGCTCGGGTTCGAGCGCTCCGCCAGCAGCGGCGGAGCGGACCCGGCGGCCTTGCGCGCGGTGCAGCGCGAGAGCCGCAGCTTCCTGGCGCAGCTGCAGGCAGCGCCGGGCGAAGGGCCCGGCGACATCAGCTGCAGCGGCCTGCTGTTGTCGTTCGCCTATCCCGACCGCATCGGGCAAGAACGCGGCAATGGCGCGTTCCTGCTGTCCGGCGGCCGGGGGGCGGCGATGCGCGAGGGGCAGCCGCTGGCGCGCTCGCCCTACATCGTGGCACCCGGCGTGGATGACCGTGCCGGGCAGAGCCGGATTATGCTTGCCGCAGCGCTCTCCGAGCAGGACCTGCTGAAGCATCATGCGGACAGCCTTCTGGAGGAGCGCGAAGTCTTCTGGGACAGTGAGAGCGGAAGCGTGAAGGCGCGAAGAGTGACCCGGCTGGGGGCGCTCATTCTGAAGCAGACGACCCATGAGCGGGCTACTCCCGAGGAGACAGAGAACGTGCTGCTGAAGGTGATCGCTGCGGAAGGGTTACAGCTGCTGCCTTGGGAGAAAGGGACCACTCAGCTGCGGCAGCGGATGGAATTCATGCACTCGCTGCGGGCCGACTGGCCCGATATGTCGGATGAGGCGTTGACGGATACCTTGGAGGAATGGCTGGCACCCTTTATACAAGGGATGCGGAATCTCCGTGATTTACAGCGGGTAAAGCTGACGCAGGCACTGGAGGGAATGCTGGACTGGAACAGCCGCCAATTGCTGAACAAGGAGGCGCCGACGCATATTACGGTACCGAGCGGATCGCGGGTTCCCTTGGATTACAGCAATCCGGGAGCGCCGGTACTGGCAGTCAGGCTGCAGGAGATGTTCGGGCAGACGGATACTCCGAGGATCGGCGGAGGGAAGGTCCCGGTGCTGCTGCACCTGCTGTCTCCGGCGAGAAGGCCGATGCAGATTACCTCAGATCTGGCGAGCTTTTGGCAGAACACCTATTTCGAGGTGAAAAAAGATCTGAAAGGCCGTTATCCCAAGCACTACTGGCCGGATAATCCGCTGGAGGCAGTACCGACTAGCCGTACCCGTCCTTCCAAATAG
- a CDS encoding DnaJ family domain-containing protein yields MAILSWLAEQRIQEAMRSGEFANLPGHGKPLALEDLSGVPEELRMSYKLMKNAGLLPEEVTLRAECVTLEELLVTCHRSGNSTAGERRELEGKLSLKRLRLQMLLQERGLEGNAAYADYGDAIGQRLAGVEREDTE; encoded by the coding sequence ATGGCTATATTATCTTGGCTTGCAGAACAGAGAATTCAGGAAGCGATGCGCAGCGGAGAGTTCGCCAATCTGCCGGGGCACGGCAAGCCGCTGGCGCTGGAGGATCTCTCCGGCGTACCGGAGGAATTGCGGATGTCCTACAAGCTTATGAAGAATGCCGGGCTGCTGCCGGAGGAAGTGACGCTGCGGGCAGAGTGCGTAACGCTCGAAGAGCTGCTGGTGACTTGCCACCGCAGCGGCAACAGCACTGCCGGGGAACGCAGGGAGCTGGAGGGCAAGCTCTCCCTGAAGCGGCTGCGTCTTCAGATGCTTTTGCAGGAACGGGGTCTGGAAGGCAATGCTGCATATGCGGATTACGGGGACGCTATCGGGCAGCGTCTGGCCGGGGTGGAAAGGGAAGATACTGAGTAG
- a CDS encoding MarR family winged helix-turn-helix transcriptional regulator, translated as MKEILREVGMIARSLDSISNIEFKQYDLTRGQYLYLMRICEHPRMIQEKLAEMIKVDRTTAARAIQKLEINGFIEKNEDQHNKKIKRLIPTEKGQAVYPLLKRENDYSNSVALSGFSESEAETLVKLLQRVRSNVEKDWGFVKKGNKRDY; from the coding sequence ATGAAAGAGATTCTACGCGAGGTTGGAATGATTGCCCGGTCACTGGACTCTATCAGCAATATCGAATTTAAGCAATACGACCTTACCAGGGGGCAATATTTGTATCTGATGCGGATCTGTGAGCATCCGAGGATGATCCAGGAGAAGCTGGCTGAAATGATTAAGGTGGACCGGACAACGGCTGCACGTGCTATACAGAAGCTTGAGATTAACGGTTTTATTGAAAAAAATGAAGATCAGCATAACAAAAAAATCAAGAGGCTGATCCCTACAGAGAAAGGGCAGGCCGTCTACCCTCTGCTCAAAAGGGAGAACGATTATTCTAATAGCGTAGCGCTGTCCGGCTTCTCCGAAAGTGAGGCAGAAACCCTGGTAAAACTCCTGCAAAGAGTCAGGTCCAATGTGGAAAAAGACTGGGGATTTGTAAAAAAGGGAAACAAACGGGACTATTGA
- a CDS encoding TraR/DksA C4-type zinc finger protein encodes MSHLTKDQLNTIRAALEKRKAELEQHFSGNGAEDSLLGDSLILSTGELSSVDNHPADTGTETFERSRDLSINTSLSEELTEIEAALARMDNGTYGICEASKQEIPYERLEAIPYTRFTVEHAPTSSDTDARPVEEEVMTPPPAGAGEGRQQNSGRFDDAGAWEAVEEYGSASSPVTPPGQDSEEEDT; translated from the coding sequence ATGAGCCACTTAACCAAAGACCAATTAAATACAATCCGGGCAGCCCTTGAGAAGCGCAAGGCAGAGCTGGAGCAGCATTTCTCCGGCAATGGAGCTGAAGACAGCCTGCTCGGCGATTCTCTTATCCTCTCCACGGGGGAGCTCTCTTCGGTCGATAACCATCCCGCCGATACAGGCACGGAGACGTTTGAACGCAGCCGCGACCTGTCCATCAACACCTCGCTATCCGAAGAATTAACGGAGATCGAGGCTGCACTTGCTCGGATGGATAACGGAACGTACGGCATCTGCGAGGCCAGCAAGCAAGAGATTCCTTATGAACGGCTTGAGGCCATCCCCTACACCCGCTTTACCGTGGAGCATGCCCCAACCAGCAGTGACACTGACGCACGCCCTGTGGAAGAAGAGGTCATGACCCCGCCGCCCGCCGGTGCAGGCGAAGGACGCCAGCAGAATAGCGGAAGATTCGATGACGCCGGTGCCTGGGAAGCCGTGGAGGAATATGGCAGCGCAAGCTCGCCGGTAACCCCACCGGGCCAGGATTCTGAAGAAGAGGATACCTGA